From one Candidatus Nanopelagicales bacterium genomic stretch:
- the mshC gene encoding cysteine--1-D-myo-inosityl 2-amino-2-deoxy-alpha-D-glucopyranoside ligase has product MHAWPEPFVPELPGNGIPLRLFDTVTHEVRPTAPGPTAKIYVCGITPYDATHIGHAATYLAFDLVNRQWRDNGHTVEYAQNITDVDDPLLERATATGVPWQQLAHSQIQLFREDMTELRVIPPQYYEGVVDSLPAVVSAIETLIERGAAYRVDDDWYFDVSSDPRFGSVAQLAPDEQLRLFAERGGDPDRPGKRHPLDALLWRAAREGEPSWESAIGAGRPGWHIECVAIALHHLGMSFDVQGGGTDLIFPHHEMGASHADAITGQWPYARLYVHTGMVGLDGEKMSKSRGNLVFVSRLIESGIDPMAIRLALLTHHYRHDWQWTDDDLTLASARLDAWRAAVSPPTGPSASTTLAEVRQALADDLDTSRALRAIDAWAEEQRVRPGDDPSGPGIVSRLADALLGIAL; this is encoded by the coding sequence GTGCACGCGTGGCCCGAGCCGTTTGTCCCCGAACTGCCCGGCAACGGCATTCCGCTGCGCCTCTTCGACACCGTCACTCACGAAGTTCGCCCAACTGCACCTGGACCCACAGCCAAGATTTATGTCTGTGGCATCACCCCTTACGACGCCACACACATCGGCCATGCCGCGACCTACCTCGCGTTCGACCTGGTCAACCGACAATGGCGCGACAACGGTCACACGGTCGAGTACGCCCAGAACATCACCGATGTCGACGATCCGCTGCTCGAGCGAGCCACCGCGACCGGAGTTCCGTGGCAGCAGCTAGCGCACAGCCAAATCCAACTGTTTCGTGAGGACATGACCGAACTGCGGGTTATCCCGCCGCAGTACTACGAGGGCGTCGTGGATTCTCTGCCCGCCGTGGTCTCGGCCATCGAAACCCTGATTGAACGTGGCGCTGCCTACCGAGTCGATGACGACTGGTATTTCGACGTGAGCAGTGACCCGCGCTTCGGGTCCGTCGCACAACTCGCGCCGGACGAGCAACTGCGCCTGTTCGCCGAACGTGGGGGAGACCCGGATCGGCCCGGCAAGCGGCATCCCCTCGACGCCCTGCTGTGGCGTGCGGCACGCGAAGGTGAACCATCGTGGGAGTCAGCTATTGGGGCGGGCCGACCCGGTTGGCATATCGAGTGCGTGGCGATCGCTCTGCATCACCTGGGTATGTCGTTCGATGTCCAGGGCGGCGGCACCGATCTGATCTTCCCGCACCATGAGATGGGTGCGTCTCACGCCGATGCGATCACTGGCCAATGGCCGTATGCCCGGCTCTACGTGCACACCGGAATGGTCGGCCTCGACGGCGAGAAGATGAGCAAGTCCCGCGGCAACTTGGTGTTCGTCTCACGCCTCATTGAATCCGGCATTGATCCCATGGCGATCCGCTTGGCACTACTGACGCACCACTACCGTCACGATTGGCAGTGGACCGACGACGACCTGACCCTGGCCTCGGCTCGTTTGGATGCCTGGCGAGCTGCAGTATCGCCACCAACCGGACCCTCGGCGAGCACAACCCTGGCCGAGGTACGCCAAGCCCTCGCGGACGATCTCGACACGTCCCGAGCGCTGCGAGCCATCGATGCCTGGGCAGAGGAACAACGCGTCCGCCCCGGTGACGACCCCAGCGGCCCGGGAATCGTCTCCCGCCTAGCCGACGCCCTCCTAGGCATAGCGCTATAA
- the gnd gene encoding decarboxylating 6-phosphogluconate dehydrogenase, translating into MQLGMIGLGRMGANIVRRIMKDGHSAVVYDTDPATVAELVADGAVGANSLEEFVSKLDRPRNVWIMVPAGKITDVVIGQVSALLEEGDTVIDGGNSYYRDDIRHAKTGAEKGLHFIDCGTSGGVWGLERGYCLMIGGENAQVDNLSSIWTSVAPGPGDIERTLGRSGPFTPEEEGWLHCGPNGAGHFVKMVHNGIEYAIMSSYAEGLNILKNADAGKENRDQDAETAPLEHPEFYQYDLDLTKITEVWRRGSVIGSWLLDLTAIALYESPTLEEFGGRVSDSGEGRWTSIAAIEEGVPADVLTASLYARFSSQGKASFANKIQSAQRKQFGGHDEKKD; encoded by the coding sequence ATGCAATTGGGAATGATCGGTCTCGGGCGGATGGGGGCGAACATCGTCCGCCGAATCATGAAGGACGGACACAGCGCCGTCGTCTATGACACCGACCCTGCAACGGTCGCCGAACTGGTGGCCGATGGCGCCGTCGGAGCGAACAGTCTAGAAGAGTTCGTCTCCAAGCTCGACCGGCCTCGCAACGTCTGGATCATGGTTCCGGCCGGGAAGATCACCGACGTCGTGATCGGCCAAGTCAGTGCCTTGCTGGAAGAAGGTGACACCGTCATCGATGGTGGCAACTCCTACTACCGCGACGACATCCGGCACGCCAAGACTGGCGCCGAGAAGGGCCTGCACTTCATCGACTGCGGGACCTCCGGCGGGGTGTGGGGACTGGAACGCGGCTACTGCCTGATGATCGGTGGCGAGAACGCACAGGTCGACAATCTCTCCTCGATCTGGACATCGGTTGCCCCAGGTCCGGGTGACATCGAACGGACCCTTGGTCGATCGGGCCCGTTCACGCCAGAAGAAGAGGGCTGGTTGCACTGCGGGCCCAACGGTGCCGGTCACTTCGTCAAGATGGTTCACAACGGCATCGAGTACGCGATCATGAGCTCCTACGCCGAGGGCCTGAATATCCTCAAGAACGCGGATGCTGGTAAGGAGAATCGGGATCAGGATGCCGAGACCGCGCCGCTGGAGCATCCGGAGTTCTACCAATATGACCTCGACCTGACGAAGATCACCGAGGTGTGGCGTCGCGGATCCGTTATTGGGTCCTGGTTGCTGGATCTCACCGCTATTGCGCTTTACGAATCCCCGACACTGGAGGAGTTCGGGGGCCGCGTCTCTGATTCAGGAGAAGGCCGCTGGACCAGCATCGCCGCCATCGAAGAAGGTGTCCCAGCAGACGTTCTCACGGCATCGCTGTATGCGCGGTTCTCGTCGCAGGGCAAGGCATCGTTCGCGAACAAGATTCAGTCGGCCCAACGTAAGCAGTTCGGTGGGCACGACGAGAAAAAGGATTAG